A part of Oncorhynchus kisutch isolate 150728-3 linkage group LG2, Okis_V2, whole genome shotgun sequence genomic DNA contains:
- the LOC109908020 gene encoding interleukin enhancer-binding factor 2 homolog: MRWRSRWRQYTVGCSLPLNLIKEEESTPTNKPTQPVRTLLAVHIFHIDFKEVSTTSHIMRGERGRGRGGRFGVRGGGPVPGFRPFVPHIPFDLYVCEIAFPRLKPAPDETAFSEALLKRNQDLGPTSVEQSSILSLVTKITNVIDNFIVSAGADEVEIEEMRQVGSYKKGTMTTGHNVADLAVILKILPSVETVTALGTKVVETLRTQDPSEVLSMLPNETGFEISSADATVKILIATVPHNMRKLEPDVHIDMKLLQNSLAAVRHARWFEENASHSTVKVLVRLLKDLRIRFPGFEPLTPWMLDLLGHSAVMNNPSRQPLALNVAFRRSLQMLSSGLFLPGSAGIADPCENGHYRVFTVMNLEQQDMVCLTAQTLVRLLSHGGYMKILGLDGDASHLVVETSTWDGVTVKPSEKAYEKMPEVELEVDDDDDDDAEMESMDAKEVMDTKE; encoded by the exons ATGCGTTGGAGAAG taggtggcggcaataCACAGTAGGTTGTAGTCTGCCATTAAACCTCATAAAAGAAGAAGAATCCACACCCACTAACAAGCCAACGCAGCCGGTTCGAACACTCCTAGCAGTGCACATTTTCCATATCGATTTCAAGGAAGTTTCCACAACGTCTCACATAATGAg AGGCGAGAGGGGTCGAGGCCGTGGTGGCCGTTTTGGGGTTCGGGGGGGAGGACCTGTGCCAGG ATTTCGCCCATTTGTCCCTCACATCCCCTTTGACCTCTACGTG TGTGAAATAGCCTTCCCTCGTCTGAAGCCTGCCCCCGATGAGACAGCCTTCAGTGAGGCCCTACTGAAGAGGAACCAGGACCTTGGCCCCACCTCTGTTGAACAG TCATCCATCTTGTCACTGGTCACCAAAATTACCAACGTCATTGACAACTTCATCGTTTCAGCTGGGGCTGATGAGGTG GAAATTGAGGAAATGAGACAGGTAGGCTCCTACAAGAAAGGCACCATGACAACGGGACACAATGTTGCAGACCTTGCTGTCATTCTGAAGATATTGCCTTCTG TGGAGACCGTGACCGCTCTGGGAACCAAGGTGGTGGAGACCCTACGCACACAGGACCCTTCGGAAG TACTCTCCATGCTGCCCAACGAGACGGGCTTTGAGATCAGTTCGGCCGACGCCACAGTGAAGATCCTCATTGCCACCGTGCCCCACAACATGCGCAAGCTGGAGCCTGATGTGCACA TCGATATGAAGCTCCTGCAGAACTCCCTGGCTGCTGTTCGCCACGCTCGCTGGTTTGAAGAAAATGCCTCCCACTCCAC GGTGAAGGTCCTGGTCCGTTTGCTGAAGGACCTGAGGATCCGCTTCCCTGGGTTTGAACCCCTTACCCCCTGGATGTTGGACTTACTG gGTCACTCTGCAGTCATGAACAACCCCAGCAGACAGCCGCTAGCCCTCAATGTGGCCTTCAGGCGGAGCTTGCAGATGCTGTCATCAGGGCTTTTCTTGCCTGGTTCAGCTGGAATTGCAGACCCCTGTGAGAATGGACACTACCGTGTATTCACTGTCATGAACCTGGAGCAACAG GACATGGTGTGCCTCACTGCTCAGACCCTGGTGAGGTTGCTGTCTCATGGCGGCTACATGAAGATTCTGGGTCTGGATGGAGACGCTAGCC ATCTAGTGGTGGAGACATCCACGTGGGATGGAGTGACAGTGAAGCCTTCTGAGAAGGCATATGAGAAGATGCCGGAGGTGGAATTGGAggtggatgatgatgatgatgatgatgcagaAATGGAGAGCATGGATGCTAAAGAGGTTATGGACACTAAAGAGTGA